DNA sequence from the Halobacterium sp. DL1 genome:
GCGACGCGAGCACCATGAACCCGCCGTAAGAGCCGCCGTAGGCGACGATTCGGTCGTCGTCGACGTCGTCGCGGGCGCCGAGCCAGTCGACGCCCGCCTTCCCGTCCTTCACCGAGTCCATCCGGTTGCGCACGTTGTCGAGGTTCATGTACCGCTTCCCGTAGCCCGAGGAGCCCCGGACGTTCGGCTCGAAGACGGCGTAGCCGTTGTCGACGAAGTACTGCCGGAGGGACATGAAGAACGGGCGGCGCTGGGCCTCCGGGCCGCCGTGGAAGTCGACGATGACGGGGTGGGGGCCGTCGCCGTCTGGGAGCGCGAGGAACGCGGGAATCTCCAGGCCGTCGAAGCTCTCGTAGTGGACGAGTTCGACGTCGCGGAACGTCTCGCGTGGGATGCCGGCCGTCGAGGCGTTCGTCCACCGGCGGCACGCGCCCGTCTCGACGTCGACCACGTGGACGTTCGTGTTGTCCGTCGGCGAGGACAGCGAGACGGCGACGCGCTCGGCGTCCGGCCCGAAGCTCAGGCCGAACACGACGCCATCCGGGAGTTCCGGGACGGGGTACTCGTCGAGGGTCGTCCCGTCCGCCTCGGCGAGCGTGAGTTCGCTGTAGCCGTCGACGTTCCGGACGTACGCCAGGCGGCCCGAGCCGTGGTCCACGGAGACGGCCTCTATCGGCCAGTCGCCGCCGTCGACGACGCGCTCGACCGTCCCTGTCTCGGGGTCGAGCAGGCCCAGGTATCGCACGTCGGCGTCGTGGTCGGTCGCGACGTAGATGCCGTCGCTGTCGGGCGTCCACGCCACCGAGGAGAAGCGCGTGTCGGCCTCGAACGGCGTGGCGTGTGTGACCTCGCCGCTGTCGAGGTCGAGGACGTGGAGGTCGTGGCTGAAGTTCGAGTGACCCTCGTGGAGCAGCAGTCGGTCGTCGCC
Encoded proteins:
- a CDS encoding peptidase S9 — translated: MAYDIERYLNIRGAGGPTVGPSGELAFMLDTTGSNQVWQLDEPEAWPEQLTFHDERVVYASFSPTREELVYGMDEGGDEFVQLHRLSADGSEDVALTDAPDAKHNWGGWSHDGDRFAYAANRRDQAVFDVYVQDRDETGEDAELVLEGDQFSRISAAGWSPGDDRLLLHEGHSNFSHDLHVLDLDSGEVTHATPFEADTRFSSVAWTPDSDGIYVATDHDADVRYLGLLDPETGTVERVVDGGDWPIEAVSVDHGSGRLAYVRNVDGYSELTLAEADGTTLDEYPVPELPDGVVFGLSFGPDAERVAVSLSSPTDNTNVHVVDVETGACRRWTNASTAGIPRETFRDVELVHYESFDGLEIPAFLALPDGDGPHPVIVDFHGGPEAQRRPFFMSLRQYFVDNGYAVFEPNVRGSSGYGKRYMNLDNVRNRMDSVKDGKAGVDWLGARDDVDDDRIVAYGGSYGGFMVLASLTEYPETFAAGVDIVGIANFVTFLENTGDWRREHREAEYGSLAEDREFLESISPTNNAEKIRSPLLVLHGANDPRVPVGEAEQIAEQASEHVPVEKLVFEDEGHGFAKLENRITAYQTVVEFLGEHV